One part of the Chloroflexota bacterium genome encodes these proteins:
- a CDS encoding class I SAM-dependent methyltransferase — protein sequence MLSLKPLFARLPMARSTKAYAFGLERLPPLSAGPVLEIGTGQGFSTAFLSRALPSRQIVGIDITYQCFKPERLTFGPRRPWFVQASAPALPFSTNTFALATLVMTFHCLPKPQQVFREIFRVLKPGGVLLMADVDGHHRIAPWFERVEHWGGISPITRAYTPEEVTALGAAAGFSPPRTFYRKPNGFMIWYLFQKEPANHE from the coding sequence ATGCTTTCGCTCAAACCCCTTTTTGCCCGTCTACCCATGGCGCGCTCTACCAAGGCCTACGCTTTCGGCCTGGAGCGCCTGCCCCCCCTGAGCGCCGGTCCGGTTCTGGAAATCGGCACCGGTCAAGGCTTTAGCACCGCCTTCCTCAGCCGCGCCCTGCCCAGCCGCCAGATAGTAGGCATCGACATCACCTACCAGTGCTTCAAACCCGAGCGGCTGACCTTTGGGCCACGCCGCCCCTGGTTTGTGCAGGCCAGTGCGCCCGCGTTGCCCTTCAGCACCAACACATTTGCTCTGGCCACGCTGGTCATGACGTTCCACTGCCTGCCCAAACCTCAGCAGGTTTTCCGGGAAATCTTCCGCGTGCTCAAGCCCGGGGGGGTGCTGCTCATGGCCGACGTGGACGGTCATCATCGCATTGCGCCGTGGTTTGAGCGCGTCGAGCACTGGGGTGGCATCAGCCCCATTACGCGAGCCTATACTCCCGAGGAAGTCACCGCCCTGGGGGCTGCGGCTGGTTTCTCGCCGCCGCGCACCTTCTACCGCAAACCCAACGGTTTCATGATTTGGTATCTCTTCCAAAAGGAGCCAGCAAACCATGAGTGA